A window of the Deinococcus gobiensis I-0 genome harbors these coding sequences:
- a CDS encoding glutamate synthase-related protein, producing the protein MDQFDNRVTPVEAVSSTSTQEIRQAAESGLYAAQEHDACGVGFVAHIGGQKNHAIVQQGLKILENLDHRGAVGADALMGDGAGILIQIPDDFYRAEMQAQGVTLPPLGDYGVGMIFLPKEIASRRACEQELERAVVAEGQIVLGWRDVPVSREMPMSPAVREKEPVIRQIFVGAGPDTLVPDALERKLYVIRRRASNAILALNFTHGQEYYVPSMSCRTVIYKGLLLATQVGEYYLDLQRPEVVSALALVHQRFSTNTFPEWRLAHPYRMVAHNGEINTVKGNFNWMRAREGIMQSPVLGGDLNKLYPISFEGESDTATFDNALELLTLAGYPMAQAAMMMIPEAWEQNTLIDDRRRAFYEYHASMMEPWDGPAAMVFTDGRQLGATLDRNGLRPARYVQTRDGLVILASESGVLPIPESQIVKKWRLQPGKMFMIDLEQGRIIEDDELKLQFAAAKPYRQWVENTRVELSTAEETGAVGEFRESLLDRQQAFGYTQEDLKFLMGPMAKSGEEGIGSMGNDSPLAVLSARNKPLYNYFRQLFAQVTNPPIDPIRESVVMSLVSFVGPRPNLLDINSVSPQLRIQIEQPILDFDDMARLRAIEEHTRGKFRAYDLDITYPADWEARGIEAKLATINAWAVDAIESGHNIIILSDRRLDRDRVAIPALLALSSVHHHLVKAGLRMKVGLVVETGDAREVHHFAALAGYGAEAIHPYLALETLHDLHRGGHVPGMPDLEGLSAEKATYNYIKAIGKGLSKIMSKMGVSTYMSYCGAQLFEAVGLGDDFVQKYFRGTASKVGGIGLFEVAEEALRTHRAAFGDSPVLARTLDAGGEYAWRTRGEEHMWTPDAIAKLQHSTRSGSYSTYEEYARIINDQSRRHMTLRGLFDFKTEGLTPVPLEEVESAADIVKRFATGAMSLGSISTEAHTTLAVAMNRIGGKSNTGEGGEDPARYEREMRGESLGEGHTLASMLGEGRVAVDYPLEPGDSLRSKIKQVASGRFGVTTNYLVSADQIQIKMAQGAKPGEGGQLPGGKVSEYIGFLRHSVPGVGLISPPPHHDIYSIEDLAQLIHDLKNVNSRADISVKLVSEVGVGTIAAGVAKAKADHIVIAGHDGGTGASPWSSIKHAGSPWELGLAETQQTLVLNRLRDRVRVQTDGQLKTGRDVIIAALLGADEFGFATAPLVVQGCIMMRKCHLNTCPVGVATQDPVLRARFQGKPEHVINFFFFVAEEARKIMAELGIRRFDDLIGRSDLLDTRAGVAHWKAQGLDFSRVFYRPELPETVGRRHLQTQDHGLDRALDLKLIEKCRPAIEAGEKVHFLQDVRNVNRTVGAMLSGELVRARPEGLPDQTVFIQMEGTGGQSFGAFLAPGITLYLIGDANDYTGKGLSGGRIAVRPSIEFRGDASKNIIVGNTVLYGATSGEAFFRGVAGERFGVRLSGAQAVVEGTGDHGCEYMTGGTVVVLGQTGRNFAAGMSGGVAYVLDEDGTFAQRCNHSMVGLSRVLPEDEQLLSADPSGLHFGQSDEAHLRYLVESHHRWTGSLRARDILDDWDGSLKKFVKVFPHEYQRALKERAQAGAASAGTVEAADTTSMKVGPQPGGTGVLTK; encoded by the coding sequence ATGGACCAATTCGACAACCGGGTGACTCCGGTGGAGGCCGTGTCCTCCACCAGCACGCAGGAAATCCGTCAGGCAGCCGAAAGCGGCCTGTATGCGGCCCAGGAACACGACGCCTGTGGGGTGGGGTTCGTCGCGCATATCGGCGGCCAGAAGAACCACGCCATCGTGCAGCAGGGCCTCAAGATCCTCGAAAACCTCGACCACCGGGGCGCGGTCGGGGCCGACGCCCTGATGGGGGACGGCGCGGGCATCCTGATCCAGATTCCCGACGACTTCTACCGCGCCGAGATGCAGGCGCAGGGCGTGACCCTGCCCCCGCTGGGCGACTACGGCGTCGGCATGATCTTCCTGCCCAAGGAGATCGCCTCGCGCCGTGCCTGCGAGCAGGAACTCGAGCGCGCCGTGGTGGCTGAGGGCCAGATCGTGCTGGGCTGGCGCGACGTGCCGGTCAGCCGCGAGATGCCCATGAGCCCGGCGGTGCGCGAGAAAGAACCCGTCATCCGCCAGATCTTCGTGGGGGCCGGTCCCGACACGTTGGTGCCCGACGCGCTGGAGCGCAAGCTGTACGTCATCCGCCGCCGCGCGAGCAACGCCATCCTGGCGCTGAACTTCACGCACGGCCAGGAATACTACGTGCCCTCGATGTCGTGCCGCACGGTCATCTACAAGGGCCTGCTGCTCGCCACGCAGGTCGGCGAGTACTACCTCGACCTCCAGCGCCCCGAGGTCGTCTCGGCCCTGGCCCTGGTCCACCAGCGCTTCTCGACGAACACCTTCCCCGAGTGGCGCCTGGCGCACCCCTACCGCATGGTGGCGCACAACGGCGAGATCAACACCGTCAAGGGCAACTTCAACTGGATGCGCGCCCGCGAGGGCATCATGCAGAGCCCGGTGCTGGGCGGCGACCTGAACAAGCTCTACCCCATCTCCTTCGAGGGCGAGTCGGATACCGCGACCTTCGACAACGCCCTGGAACTCCTGACGCTGGCCGGCTACCCGATGGCGCAGGCCGCCATGATGATGATCCCGGAGGCCTGGGAGCAGAACACCCTCATCGACGACCGCCGCCGCGCGTTCTACGAGTACCACGCCTCGATGATGGAGCCCTGGGACGGCCCGGCCGCGATGGTCTTCACCGACGGCCGGCAGCTCGGCGCGACCCTCGACCGCAACGGCCTGCGCCCCGCGCGCTACGTGCAGACCCGCGACGGGCTGGTCATCCTGGCCTCCGAGTCGGGCGTGCTGCCCATCCCCGAGTCGCAGATCGTCAAGAAGTGGCGCCTGCAACCCGGCAAGATGTTCATGATCGACCTCGAACAGGGCCGGATCATCGAGGACGACGAACTCAAGCTCCAGTTCGCGGCCGCCAAGCCCTACCGCCAGTGGGTCGAGAACACCCGCGTCGAGCTCTCCACCGCCGAGGAGACCGGCGCGGTGGGCGAGTTCCGCGAGTCGCTGCTCGACCGCCAGCAGGCCTTCGGCTACACCCAGGAGGACCTGAAGTTCCTGATGGGCCCGATGGCGAAGTCCGGCGAGGAAGGCATCGGCTCGATGGGCAACGACTCGCCCCTGGCGGTGCTCTCGGCGCGCAACAAGCCGCTGTACAACTACTTCCGCCAGCTGTTCGCGCAGGTCACCAACCCGCCCATCGACCCCATCCGCGAGTCGGTGGTCATGAGCCTGGTGTCCTTCGTGGGGCCGCGCCCCAACCTGCTGGACATCAACTCGGTCAGCCCGCAGCTGCGTATCCAGATCGAGCAGCCCATTCTGGACTTCGACGACATGGCCCGCCTGCGCGCCATCGAGGAGCACACGCGCGGCAAGTTCAGGGCCTACGACCTCGACATCACCTACCCGGCCGACTGGGAGGCGCGCGGCATCGAGGCCAAGCTGGCGACCATCAACGCCTGGGCCGTGGACGCCATCGAATCGGGGCACAACATCATCATCCTCAGCGACCGCCGCCTGGACCGCGACCGCGTGGCGATTCCGGCCCTGCTGGCCCTGAGCAGCGTGCACCACCACCTCGTCAAGGCGGGCCTGCGCATGAAGGTCGGCCTGGTCGTCGAGACCGGCGACGCCCGCGAGGTGCACCACTTCGCCGCGCTGGCGGGCTACGGGGCCGAGGCGATCCACCCCTACCTCGCGCTGGAGACCCTGCACGACCTGCACCGGGGCGGCCACGTCCCCGGCATGCCGGACCTGGAGGGCCTGAGCGCCGAGAAGGCCACCTACAACTACATCAAGGCCATCGGCAAGGGCCTGAGCAAGATCATGTCCAAGATGGGCGTGAGCACCTACATGTCCTACTGCGGCGCGCAGCTGTTCGAGGCCGTGGGCCTGGGCGACGACTTCGTGCAGAAGTACTTCCGGGGCACGGCGAGCAAGGTGGGCGGCATCGGCCTGTTCGAGGTCGCGGAAGAAGCCCTGCGCACCCACCGCGCGGCCTTCGGCGACAGCCCGGTGCTGGCCCGCACCCTCGACGCGGGCGGCGAGTACGCCTGGCGCACGCGCGGCGAGGAGCACATGTGGACGCCCGACGCCATCGCCAAGCTCCAGCACTCCACGCGCAGCGGGTCGTACAGCACCTACGAGGAGTACGCCCGGATCATCAACGACCAGTCGCGCCGCCACATGACGCTGCGCGGCCTCTTCGACTTCAAGACCGAGGGCCTGACCCCCGTGCCCCTGGAAGAGGTCGAGAGCGCCGCCGACATCGTCAAGCGCTTCGCCACGGGCGCGATGAGCCTGGGCAGCATCTCGACCGAGGCGCACACCACCCTGGCCGTCGCCATGAACCGCATCGGCGGCAAGAGCAACACCGGCGAGGGCGGCGAGGACCCGGCCCGCTACGAGCGCGAGATGCGCGGCGAGTCGCTGGGCGAGGGCCACACCCTGGCCTCGATGCTGGGTGAGGGCCGCGTGGCCGTGGACTACCCGCTGGAACCCGGCGACTCGCTGCGGTCCAAGATCAAGCAGGTGGCCTCGGGCCGCTTCGGGGTCACGACCAACTACCTCGTCTCGGCCGACCAGATCCAGATCAAGATGGCCCAGGGCGCCAAGCCGGGCGAGGGCGGGCAGCTCCCTGGCGGCAAGGTCAGCGAGTACATCGGCTTCCTGCGCCACAGCGTGCCGGGCGTGGGCCTCATCTCGCCGCCCCCGCACCACGACATCTACTCGATCGAGGACCTCGCGCAGCTCATCCACGACCTCAAGAACGTCAATTCACGCGCCGACATCTCGGTCAAGCTCGTCAGCGAGGTCGGCGTGGGCACCATCGCCGCCGGGGTCGCCAAGGCGAAGGCCGACCATATCGTGATCGCCGGGCACGACGGCGGCACCGGGGCCTCGCCCTGGAGCTCCATCAAGCACGCCGGCTCGCCCTGGGAACTGGGCCTGGCCGAGACGCAGCAGACCCTGGTGCTCAACCGCCTGCGCGACCGCGTGCGCGTGCAGACCGACGGCCAGCTCAAGACCGGGCGCGACGTGATCATCGCCGCGCTGCTGGGCGCCGACGAGTTCGGCTTCGCCACCGCGCCGCTCGTCGTGCAGGGCTGCATCATGATGCGCAAGTGCCACCTGAACACCTGCCCGGTCGGCGTGGCGACCCAGGACCCGGTCCTGCGCGCCCGCTTCCAGGGCAAGCCCGAGCACGTCATCAACTTCTTCTTCTTCGTGGCCGAGGAAGCGCGCAAGATCATGGCGGAGCTCGGCATCCGCCGCTTCGACGACCTGATCGGCCGCTCGGACCTGCTCGACACCCGCGCGGGCGTGGCCCACTGGAAGGCGCAGGGCCTGGACTTCTCGCGCGTGTTCTACCGCCCCGAACTGCCCGAGACGGTCGGCCGCCGCCACCTGCAGACCCAGGACCACGGGCTGGACCGGGCCCTGGACCTCAAGCTCATCGAGAAGTGCCGCCCCGCCATCGAGGCGGGTGAGAAGGTGCACTTCCTCCAGGATGTGCGCAACGTCAACCGCACGGTCGGCGCGATGCTCTCGGGTGAACTCGTGCGCGCCCGCCCCGAGGGCCTGCCCGACCAGACGGTCTTCATCCAGATGGAGGGGACCGGCGGCCAGAGCTTCGGCGCGTTCCTGGCTCCCGGCATCACCCTGTACCTCATCGGGGACGCCAACGACTACACCGGCAAGGGTCTGTCGGGCGGGCGCATCGCGGTGCGGCCCTCGATCGAGTTCCGGGGCGACGCCAGCAAGAACATCATCGTGGGCAACACGGTGCTGTACGGCGCGACCAGTGGCGAGGCCTTTTTCCGGGGCGTGGCCGGCGAGCGCTTCGGCGTGCGCCTGAGCGGCGCGCAGGCGGTCGTGGAGGGCACCGGCGACCACGGCTGCGAGTACATGACGGGCGGCACGGTGGTCGTGCTCGGCCAGACCGGGCGCAACTTCGCCGCTGGCATGTCGGGCGGGGTGGCCTACGTGCTCGACGAGGACGGCACCTTCGCCCAGCGCTGCAACCACAGCATGGTCGGCCTGAGCCGCGTGTTGCCCGAGGACGAGCAGCTCCTGAGCGCGGACCCCAGCGGCCTGCACTTTGGCCAGAGCGACGAGGCGCACCTGCGCTACCTCGTCGAGTCGCACCACCGCTGGACCGGCTCGCTGCGTGCCCGCGACATCCTCGACGACTGGGACGGCTCGCTGAAGAAGTTCGTCAAGGTCTTCCCGCACGAGTACCAGCGCGCCCTGAAGGAACGGGCCCAGGCCGGCGCCGCTTCTGCTGGCACGGTGGAGGCCGCCGACACGACCAGCATGAAGGTCGGCCCGCAGCCCGGCGGCACGGGCGTCCTGACCAAGTAA